Below is a genomic region from Longimicrobium sp..
GCCGGGTGCCGCGCCCGCCACCCGCGCACCTCCGCCAGCACCGCCGCGGACTTCCCCTGGCGCGCGTGGAAGAGGTCGCCCAGGAAGACGATCTCCTCCGCCCCCGTGCGTTCCAGCGCCGCGTCCAGCCGTGCGAGCCCCTCGGCGGTGGTGCCGCCGGGCACCGCGATGCCGGCGGCGCGGAATGTGGCCGCCTTGCCCCAGTGCGCATCCGCCACCAGCAGCTCCCCCGTCGCCGGCCGGAAGAGCGCCCGCTCCGCCAGCAGCACCACCCGCTCCCCCGCGACCTCCGTATCGATCACGCTCAGTACGTCTGCACTTGATAGGTGATCGGGAGCTGCACGGTGGTGCGGACGGGGCGGTCGTTCACCATCCCCGTGGTGAAGCGCATCCTCTCGGCCACCTCTATGGCCGCCTGGGAGAACTGCGGGTTGTCGCTCTCCAGCACCTCCACGCTCGCGGGGTCCACGGATCCGTCCTCCATGATGGTGAAGCGCAGGCTCACGGACCCGCCGACGCCGGCGTCGCGCAGGAGCGGCGGGTAGGTGCGCTCCAGGGCCCGCTGCACCACCGCGTGGTTGCTGAGCTGCGGCGGCTCGTCGACGTCCGAGATGTCATACGTCTGCCCGTCGCTCACCGGAGGAGGGAAGCGGGGCGGAAGGGGCGGCATGACGTCTTCGTCTTCGTGGTAGGGAGCCGGACCGGGGCCCCCGCTCACCGCATCCGCCGTCAGGCCGGCGGCGACGGTCAGGAGGAGCATGACGGCGGCGAGCTGGCTCCAGTTGCGCGGGTTGCTGCGCGGCTGCAGTGCCGCCAGCGCCGCGACGAGCGCCAGGATGCCCGCGAAGAGCTGCCCCAGCCCCAGCGGCATCATCGCCAGCAGGAGGAGGGGAAAGATCCAGACGGCCGGGTCCGCGAGGGAGCTCTGCACCGCCGCCATGGCGCGCGCCGCGAGCGGGGCCGCGGGGGGTGCCGGCCTGCGCGGGCGCGGAGCGGGCGCCGGTGCGGGAATGGGCGGTGGCGCGGGGCGCCGCATGCGCGTGCCCACGCGGCTCGCGGCCTCAGCGGTGGCTGGGAAGGGGTCGCGGCCGCGCAGCAGGCGGGCGCGCTCGCACCACGGACAGATCCCCAGGTGCGCGCCGAAACGGTGCTGCGGGTTCAGGTCGCAGCGGCGCAGCTCGCCCTCGGCTTCCCTGAGCGCGGCGCGCCAGCTCTCCGCGCTCGGCCGGACGGCGGGGTCCTGGTGGCCGTCCACGAAGCAGCGCACGAACAGCTCGCGTACGCCCGGATGCAGTACCTCGAACGGGAGCGCCAGCCGCGGCGGCGTGGCCGTGCGCCCGGGGCGGTCGCTGGCGTACGGGAACATCCCCGCGCGCAGCCGCTCCTCCAGCGGCTCCGGCTCCGCGCCGCCCACCGTGCGCACGGCGAAGGGGTGCGTCCCCTCCATCAGCAGGAGGAAGAGGAGGACGGCAAGGCCGAAGCGGTCGTGCTCCGGCGTGCGGTCCACCGCGCCAAAGGGGACGCCCTGGAGCTCGGGCGCGGTGAACTCCGGCCGCCCCACGCGCGAGCGGTAGACGGCGCCGGCGGCGGGGTCGGGGACCTGGAAGCCGTCCGTGTCCACCAGCGTGATCGCGCCGTCGGGGGCCACCAGGATGTTGGACTCGTTGACGTCGCCCACCACGTAGCCGCGCTCATGCAGCGCGGCGAAGGCGGCGGCGAGGTTGGACCCCGCCCGATGCAGCAGCCCGTAGTGGAAGAGCGGCGCCCGGGTGCGGCGCGTCACCGGGTTGTAGAACTCGAAGACGCGCGGCCCCTCCGCCCGTGGCATCAGGAACCCGACGGGCCGCCCCTCCTCGTCGACGACCCCCTCCTGCGGCCACGCGAGCCGAACCGCGCCCTCAGGGTCGGGCCCGAGCAGCGGCGGCGCCGCGATCATGCGCGCGATCTTGCGGGCGCGCTCGGGCGTGGGCTGGCGGAAGAGCTTGACCACCCGCTCCGCATCGCCCGGCAGCGCAAAGACGCGCGCCTCCCCGCCGGCGCCGAGCAGCAGCGACGGATCCAGCCGCAGCGTGACGCCGCGAGCGCGAAGCAAGGGGATCGGTGGGTCAGCCATCGAATAGTGCGTAAGTGCGTAAGTGCGTAAGTGCGTTAGTCCTGAGTCCTAAGTGCTAAACTACACATACTTAGCACTTGGGACTTAGGACTTGGCACTTCCAGTTCTTGCCGCGATCACCAGCGTCAGGTCGTCGTCCGCGCGGGCGGTGACGCGCGGGCCGGCGAGGAAGGCGGCCAGCTCGGCTTCGCCCGCCTGCGCATCGTCGGTGTCGCCGGCGAAGCGGAAGAGCGGGGCGAAAAAGGGCGCGTGCGGCGCATTGTCCGGACGGCGGAGCGCGAGGCCCTGCAGCCCGTCGCTGAACGCGGCCAGGTGCAGCGGGGTGCCGCTCCAGCTGCTCCGCTGCACCGCGTCCAGCGCGCCCGGCGAGGTGAGGAAGACCGTCTCGTTCACGAACTCGCCTCCCATCGGCACCGTGACCGAGTGCATTCCATCGGCCCCCTCCACCACGAGCGCGCCATCGCCCACCTGCGCCGCGGACACGCCGTCGTCGCCCGCCAGCGCGAGGATCAGCGTAGTCGCCAACTCGCGAGGGGCGGCGTTGCGGCGGGCGGCTTCCTCCTCGACGGCGGCCAGCGCGGCGATCAGTGCGCGGTCCAGCGACGGGCCCGCATCGCCGCCATCGCCGAGCGCTTCGATGGCGGCGCGCGCGGCGGCGGCGGCTCCCGCGGCGGCGTGCGTGGCGGAACCGGCGCCATCCGCCACCGCCAGCGCGACCGTGCCGCAGGGTAGAACGCGCCAGGCATGCGCATCTTGGCACGGCGTACCCTCACGCACGTGCCGGGTGCCGCGGACGGAAGCGCCCAGCACGCGCCAGGTCACAGCTGCGCCCAGCCGCTGGGCGGCGGAAGCGCGATCTCGTCGCCGGGGCGCGAGTGCGCGATCCCCTGCATGCTCCGCGACAGCCACACGAACATCTCGCGGAAGTTGAGCCCCTTCAGCCGTAGCGGCGCGCGCACCGAGATCTTCGCCAGCCGCTGCAGGTTCGCGCCCTCCACCCCCACGGCGAAAAAGGCCACGCGCTTCGCCGCCTCCGCCTCGCGCAGCTCCTTCGCCGCCGCGGCCACGGCCTCGGACGGCTCCCCCTGCGGCTCGCCATCGGTCACCATGAAGATCCAGGGCCGGTAGTAGCCGATGTCGTACGCGCGGTACGCGGCCTTCCGCTCCTCCACGAGCTGGAGCGCGCGGCCGATGGCGGCGGCCATGCGCGTCTGCCCCTCGGCGCGCAGGGCGGGGACCTCCCACTGGTCGGGCGGCGCGAAGTCCTGCACCACGCGCACGGCGTTGTCGAACGTCACCACCGCCACCTCCACCCGCCGTGCGGCCAGCGGATCGATGGCCAGGTCGAAGCGAAAGGTCTCCAGCCCGTCCAGCATCGCCTCCAGCGGCTCCCCGGCCATGGAGCCACTGGTGTCCAGCAGGAGGACGCACGGGCAGCGCGGCTCGGGGTTCTCGGCGAATTCCACGGCTTCGTCCAGCCGCGACAGCATCGACATCGTTGGCTCGATTGGTTCGGGTTCCACCGTTGTACGTTCGGGCGCCGCAGAGGTTGCGCAGAGTGCCCTCACCCCCGCTCGTCACCTCGCTGCCCCCTCTCCCGATAACAGGAGAGGGCTCCGCCCTCGCCGTTATCATGAGAGGGGGCGTAACGGCCGGCGCTGGTGCCGTGTCAAGCTGCGTCTGAGCTCACTCGGTAAAAACTCCCCCCTCTCTCGATAACAGAGGCGCCAGCCTCTCCTGTTATCGGGAGAGGGGGGTCGGGGGGGTGAGGGCCCTACCCCGCCGCCCTCTCCAGCCGCACCTGCATCTTCCTCACCCGGTCCCCCAGCGACTCGCTCGACACTCGGTTGCGCGCGCGGTCCACCAGCAGCGGAAAGGCGAGTGGCGGCGTGCGCTCCGGGCTCGTGACGACCACGCGGCTGGCGGCGAGGCGCTCCAGGGTGCGGCCCAGGCGGCTGCTCTCCAGCTGGCGCTCCAGGACCTCGCGATGCGCCTGGCTCAGCAGCAGGTTCTGCGGGTCGAACCGCTGGAAGACGTCGAAGAAGAGGCCGCTCGACGCCTGGAGCTGCCGCGCCGTCTTTCCCGCGTGCGGCAGGCCGGGAAAGACGAGCCCCGCCACCCGCGCGATCTCGCGGAACTGCCGCTTCGCCATCTCGGTGGCGTTCAGTGACGCGGGGATGTCGTCCACCAGGTCGCGCGGGCTCAGCAGGCCGGCCGCCAGAGCCTCTTCGAGCGGCGCCTCGTCGGCCGAGAGGAGCTCCACGCCGTAGTCGTTGGCCGCCAGCGTGAACGAGATGGGGCGCATCCGCGAGATGCGGTACGCCAGGAGCGCGGCCAACCCCTCGTGCACCAGCCGGCCCTCGAAGGGGAAGAAGAAGAGGTGGAACCCCTCGCGCGTCTTCACCCGCTCCACCAGCAGCTCGTCCGCGGCGGGGATGCGGCTCCAGCGCGCCTGGATGTCGAGGATGGGCTTCACCGCCTCCATCTCGGGATCGCGAAAGATCCCCTCGCGCGCCTCCTCCAGCCGCCGCCGCAGCGCCGCCGCCAGCTCGGTAGAGAGCGGCATGCGCGCACCCATCCAGCGGGGGATGAAGCCCTTGATGCTCCCCGCTTTGCGCACCCAAGCCGTCATGTCGCGCACGCGCACGAACTCCACCGGCTTGCCGCTGAAGATGAAGCGGTCGCCGGGGCGCAGGCGCGCGATGAACGACTCCTCCACCGATCCCAGCCGCGCGCCCTTGAGGTACTTCACGCTGACGGACGCGTCGCTCACGATGGTGCCCACCGCCTGACGGTGCCGCCGCGCCACGCCGCCGTCCTCAACGCGCCACCAGCCGTCCTCGCCCGGGACGACGCGGGAGTACTCGGGGTACGCGCGCAGCGCCTCGCCCCCCCGCGACACGAAGTCCAGCGTCCACTCCCACTCGTCATCCAGAAGCCCGGCGTAGGCGCGGGTAGAGCGCACCTCCTCGCGCAGGTCGTCGGGCCGGAAGCCGCCGCCCAGCGCAACCGTCACCACGTGCTGCGCCAGTACGTCCAGCGGGCGCTCCACGGGAAGGCGGCTCTCGATGGAGCCCGCCGTCACCGCGTCGCGCGCGGCGGCCACCTCCACCAGCTCCAACGCGTTGGTGGGGACGCAGGTGACGCGGCTCTCCACGCCCGGACGGTGGCCGCTGCGGCCCGCCCGCTGGAGGAGGCGTGCCACCCCTTTTGGGCTCCCCACCTGGAGCACGCGGTCCACGGGCGAGAAGTCGACGCCCAGGTCCAGCGACGAGGTGGCCACCACGCAGCGCAGGCGGCCGGTGCGCAGCCCCTCTTCCACGAAGTCGCGTGTGGAACGATCGAGCGAGCCGTGATGCAACGCGATCACCCCCGCCCACTCCGGCCGCGCGGCCAGGATCGCCTGGAACCAGATCTCCGTCTGCGAGCGCGTGTTGGTGAAGACGATGGCGGTCTGCCCCTCCTCCACGGCCGCGACCACCTGCGGCAGCATCTGCGTCCCCAGGTGCCCGGCCCAGGGGAAGCGCTCGATGGTGCCGGGGATCAGCGCGTCGATCCGCACCGGCTTCGGCTCCTCGCCGCGTACGATGCGCCCCGGACCGGTCGCGCCCAGCAGCGTGTCCAGCGCCTCACCCAGGTTGCCGATGGTGGCGGAGAGCGCCCAGGTGCGCAGCCCCGGCCGCCAGCCGCGCAGCCTCGCCAGCGCCAGCTCCGTCTGCACGCCGCGCTTGCTCCCCATCAGCTCGTGCCACTCGTCCACCACCACCGCACGCAGGTCGCGAAAGAGCTCCGGCGCATCCGGCCGCGTCAGGAAGAGCGACAGCGACTCCGGTGTCGTGAGCAGTGCGCTCGGAAGCCGCCGCCGCTGCCTCGCCCTCGTCGCCTGCGAGGTGTCGCCCGTCCTGGACTCCAGCGTCCAGCCGATCCCGAGCGCCTCCAGCGCGTTGCCGAGCGCGACCTCGGTGTCCGCGGCCAGGGCGCGCAGCGGGGTGATCCACAGCACGCGCAGCCCCGGCGCCTTGCCGCCGGTCGGTTGCTCCTCCATCCACTCCAGCAGCGGCCCCATCCACGCGGCGTACGTCTTTCCCGTGCCGGTGGCGGCGTGCACCAGCCCGCTCTCGCCGTTGCGGTACGCATCCCAAACCTCGCGCTGGAACCCGAACGGCGTCCACCCGCGCGACACAA
It encodes:
- a CDS encoding TonB family protein, with product MLRARGVTLRLDPSLLLGAGGEARVFALPGDAERVVKLFRQPTPERARKIARMIAAPPLLGPDPEGAVRLAWPQEGVVDEEGRPVGFLMPRAEGPRVFEFYNPVTRRTRAPLFHYGLLHRAGSNLAAAFAALHERGYVVGDVNESNILVAPDGAITLVDTDGFQVPDPAAGAVYRSRVGRPEFTAPELQGVPFGAVDRTPEHDRFGLAVLLFLLLMEGTHPFAVRTVGGAEPEPLEERLRAGMFPYASDRPGRTATPPRLALPFEVLHPGVRELFVRCFVDGHQDPAVRPSAESWRAALREAEGELRRCDLNPQHRFGAHLGICPWCERARLLRGRDPFPATAEAASRVGTRMRRPAPPPIPAPAPAPRPRRPAPPAAPLAARAMAAVQSSLADPAVWIFPLLLLAMMPLGLGQLFAGILALVAALAALQPRSNPRNWSQLAAVMLLLTVAAGLTADAVSGGPGPAPYHEDEDVMPPLPPRFPPPVSDGQTYDISDVDEPPQLSNHAVVQRALERTYPPLLRDAGVGGSVSLRFTIMEDGSVDPASVEVLESDNPQFSQAAIEVAERMRFTTGMVNDRPVRTTVQLPITYQVQTY
- a CDS encoding PP2C family serine/threonine-protein phosphatase, with translation MTWRVLGASVRGTRHVREGTPCQDAHAWRVLPCGTVALAVADGAGSATHAAAGAAAAARAAIEALGDGGDAGPSLDRALIAALAAVEEEAARRNAAPRELATTLILALAGDDGVSAAQVGDGALVVEGADGMHSVTVPMGGEFVNETVFLTSPGALDAVQRSSWSGTPLHLAAFSDGLQGLALRRPDNAPHAPFFAPLFRFAGDTDDAQAGEAELAAFLAGPRVTARADDDLTLVIAARTGSAKS
- a CDS encoding VWA domain-containing protein, which produces MSMLSRLDEAVEFAENPEPRCPCVLLLDTSGSMAGEPLEAMLDGLETFRFDLAIDPLAARRVEVAVVTFDNAVRVVQDFAPPDQWEVPALRAEGQTRMAAAIGRALQLVEERKAAYRAYDIGYYRPWIFMVTDGEPQGEPSEAVAAAAKELREAEAAKRVAFFAVGVEGANLQRLAKISVRAPLRLKGLNFREMFVWLSRSMQGIAHSRPGDEIALPPPSGWAQL
- a CDS encoding ligase-associated DNA damage response DEXH box helicase; translation: MAARDAALGRVEAWFVSRGWTPFGFQREVWDAYRNGESGLVHAATGTGKTYAAWMGPLLEWMEEQPTGGKAPGLRVLWITPLRALAADTEVALGNALEALGIGWTLESRTGDTSQATRARQRRRLPSALLTTPESLSLFLTRPDAPELFRDLRAVVVDEWHELMGSKRGVQTELALARLRGWRPGLRTWALSATIGNLGEALDTLLGATGPGRIVRGEEPKPVRIDALIPGTIERFPWAGHLGTQMLPQVVAAVEEGQTAIVFTNTRSQTEIWFQAILAARPEWAGVIALHHGSLDRSTRDFVEEGLRTGRLRCVVATSSLDLGVDFSPVDRVLQVGSPKGVARLLQRAGRSGHRPGVESRVTCVPTNALELVEVAAARDAVTAGSIESRLPVERPLDVLAQHVVTVALGGGFRPDDLREEVRSTRAYAGLLDDEWEWTLDFVSRGGEALRAYPEYSRVVPGEDGWWRVEDGGVARRHRQAVGTIVSDASVSVKYLKGARLGSVEESFIARLRPGDRFIFSGKPVEFVRVRDMTAWVRKAGSIKGFIPRWMGARMPLSTELAAALRRRLEEAREGIFRDPEMEAVKPILDIQARWSRIPAADELLVERVKTREGFHLFFFPFEGRLVHEGLAALLAYRISRMRPISFTLAANDYGVELLSADEAPLEEALAAGLLSPRDLVDDIPASLNATEMAKRQFREIARVAGLVFPGLPHAGKTARQLQASSGLFFDVFQRFDPQNLLLSQAHREVLERQLESSRLGRTLERLAASRVVVTSPERTPPLAFPLLVDRARNRVSSESLGDRVRKMQVRLERAAG